AGGCAGCCTCCGCTGCGAGGATTATGGGGTCGATGACCATTGAAACAGGGGGTGCATACGAAAACTCGGTCCAGGCAAGGTCTGAACATGTGAGTCCCTGTGATATTGCAAGTGACATGGTGTCAACCCTTTCAGCCACCCTCTCCTTTGCAACCATCTGGCACCCGATTATCCTTCCCTTGAGGTCACATATCATTTTCACATCAATTCTCTCGGCGCCGGGATAGTATCTGGCCTTTGTAAGGGCCCTCTTCTTTCCTGAGACCACCTTTATCCCGCTCTGGAGTGCCATGACCTCTGTGAGTCCAACAGCACCGAACTCGAGTTCACCTATCTTTGATACCATGGCGTTGAGGACCGGCCTGAAGGTTGCATCAATACCCACTATGTTCCTTGCAGCCACCCTGGCCTGTCTCACGGCAGTTGATCCCAGTGGTGACTGGGTCCTGAAGCCTGTCACGGCATCGTAGACCTCAACGCAGTCACCGACGGCATAAATGTCAGGTACACTTGTTTGCATTCTCTCATTGACCTTCACTGCCCACTGTCCCAGTTCGCATCCCGCCATCCGCGCAAGTTTTGTCTCTGGCCTCACCCCTGTTGCGAGGACCACCAGGTCGGCCTCAATGCACTCATCTCCCACAGCAACCGCCTCGACCCTTTCGTCTCCGGTTATCCTCTCAAGTGCCTTTCCAAGGACAACCCTTATCCCCTTCTCCTCAAGGTACTCCTGTACTATGGCTGCCATGTCCGGGTCCAGGGAACGTGGGACGATCTGTGGCAGCATCTCTGTCACGGTGACCTCAAGCCCCATTTTCAGGAGCCCATATGCTATCTCAAGACCTATGAGCCCTGCGCCCACCACCACGGCTTTTTTACTTTTGGAGGCCCATTCACTTATCCTCTCACCATCTGTGAGTGTCCTTATGGTGAACACCCCCTCAAGGTCAACCCCCTCCACCGGTGGTATGAATGGAGAGCCCCCTGTTGCAAGGACAAGGACGTCGTAGGGTATTTCCTGGCGTTTACCATCCTTCACATAGGTCACGGTTTTTTCATGGGAGTCAACCTCTTCCACCTCGGTTTCTGTGAGGATATCTATGTTGCGTTCCCTGTAGTCCTCTGGCTGGTGCATCACTATATCATCAAAGCACTCAACCTCCCCGCACATAACGTAGGGTATGGCGCAGGGTGAATATGCCACGTGCTTGTCACGGGTTATAACAGTTATCTCTGCATCCTTATCATATTTTCTTATGTTTGAGGCCGTTGAAAGTCCCCCGGCCCCTCCTCCAACTATAACAACTCTCATTTATTCCTTTCTCCCTCAGAGTTATCACTTATGGTTTTATTTTTTATCTCATAAATAACTCAGATATATTTATAAATTTGAATTTATGAATAGATTTTCAGTGCACTGATTTATGTCCCAGAAACTGTAAAGGGAACCACTTCGATGCATTCAGTGCACCGATTTATGTCCCAGAAACTGTAAAGAGGATCACCATGAAGAAGAGGGTTCTTTTCATATGCAGAAACAACTCAGGAAGATCCCAGATGGCTGAGGCTCTTCTCAGGAACATGTATGGGGAGCACTACCATGTCCAGAGTGCTGGAAGCCAGCCAAGGGAAATCAACCCCCTGACAGTGAGGGTCATGGAGGAGATTGGAATCGATATGAGCTCCCATAAGCCCACCGACCTCAGGGAACTCGAGGGTGAGGAGTTTGATTTGGTTGTGAGTCTCTGTGATGAGGCATGCCCTGTATTCCTGGGGGGTAAGAGGTACATGCATGCGGAGTTTCCAGACCCTGCAGGTGGGGATATAGCCAGATTCAGAAGGATACGTGATGAGATTGCAGAGTGGATAAGGACTGAATTCAAGCCGGAGGATGATTGAATGGTAAGGGTTGCAATAGTGACAGACGGCCCCTACGGTGAAAGGGCCCATGAGAACATAGGTGAGGAGTTTGAAACAGATTTCATTGAACTCAAGGCTCCCTCAGGCATATTCGCAGATGAAGTTGAAATACCAGAGGAAAAGATTGAGCAGATAGTATCAGCGGATATCGTTATAACCTACATCCTCCACCCTGACCTCACACTTGAACTTGTGGACCGCATCCACAATAATGTTGAC
This DNA window, taken from Methanothermobacter sp., encodes the following:
- a CDS encoding FAD-dependent oxidoreductase; translation: MRVVIVGGGAGGLSTASNIRKYDKDAEITVITRDKHVAYSPCAIPYVMCGEVECFDDIVMHQPEDYRERNIDILTETEVEEVDSHEKTVTYVKDGKRQEIPYDVLVLATGGSPFIPPVEGVDLEGVFTIRTLTDGERISEWASKSKKAVVVGAGLIGLEIAYGLLKMGLEVTVTEMLPQIVPRSLDPDMAAIVQEYLEEKGIRVVLGKALERITGDERVEAVAVGDECIEADLVVLATGVRPETKLARMAGCELGQWAVKVNERMQTSVPDIYAVGDCVEVYDAVTGFRTQSPLGSTAVRQARVAARNIVGIDATFRPVLNAMVSKIGELEFGAVGLTEVMALQSGIKVVSGKKRALTKARYYPGAERIDVKMICDLKGRIIGCQMVAKERVAERVDTMSLAISQGLTCSDLAWTEFSYAPPVSMVIDPIILAAEAACEKLKRVNSKQDD
- a CDS encoding arsenate reductase ArsC — translated: MKKRVLFICRNNSGRSQMAEALLRNMYGEHYHVQSAGSQPREINPLTVRVMEEIGIDMSSHKPTDLRELEGEEFDLVVSLCDEACPVFLGGKRYMHAEFPDPAGGDIARFRRIRDEIAEWIRTEFKPEDD